AAGGCAGTCCTCAAAGTTGAGCTTGTGAAATGACGGGTGGCGCTCGCCGAGCGTCGCAAGGTCGACGTAGGCCGGCCTCTGTATGTAGGTCCAGTCCAGGCCATTGTTGGTGATAGTGTCCTGCCTCTTTTGCGCCTCCATCATTATGGTCTACCTCCGCCACACCTGCCTGTTGCCATGATGCAGATAGCTGTCATAAAAACGTGCGCAACGTGAACAATAGACAACATATTCATAGGCCGCGCGCAATACGCGTAATCGTGGTGGTAGCGGTGCAGCAGGCGCACGCATATGCAGACGTGCTCTCGATGGCAGGCCTCAGGCGCGAGCACCTCATCTGCCCGGTCTTTGTGTCAGAAAGGCAGCAAGATGATGGAGGTGACGCGATAGCGGCCATGCCGGGCGTGTCCATATCGTCCCTCAAGGACGCGGTTTTGAGCGTGCAGAGGATATCCGACGCAGGAATCCGCTCCATCATCGTCTTTGGCATACCAAAAAGCCGCGACGGCGACGGCTCGGCAGCGGCCGACAGAAACGGCGTGGTGCAGCACGCGACGAGGGAGATCAAGTCGGCGTTTGGCAGGTCGCTTGACGTGATAACTGACGTCTGCGTCTGTCAGTATAATCTGTCGGGACACTGTGGGCTTGTGCGCAATAGCGGAACAGTCGACAATGATTCCACCCTGCAAGTCCTTGCAGAGATTTCCCAGAGCCACGCGGAGGCAGGCGCGGATGTCGTCGCCCCTTCTGCAATGATGGACGGCCAGGTGCGCGCAATACGAGATGCGCTTGACAGGGGCAGTTATGCGGCAACCAGGATACTTTCGTATTCTGCCAAGCACGCGTCGTCATTGTACACTCCGTTCCGGTCGGCCGCGTTCGCAAAAAAGAAGGGCGCGATTGACAAGGCAGGCTACCAGGTGTCGTACGCGAACCCCAGACAGGCAATGCGCGAGATTGCAGGCGACATCGAGGAGGGCGCGGACATGGTGATGGTCAAGCCGGGACTTGCGTACCTCGACCTTGTAAGGCGTGCAAAGGAGCGGTTTTCCGTGCCGATTGCCGTGCAGAACGTGTCAGGCGAGTACGCCATGATAAAGGCCGCCGGGATGAGGGGCTGGATAGACGAGGAGCAATGGAAGGTCACGTCGCTTGCCGCAATGAGAAGGGCAGGCGCAGACAGGATAATCTCGTACTTTGCGCTTGATGTTGTCCAATATCTGCAATAGATTATATAGTATTCTCGCAGCCAACGAGACTGTCCCGCTGTAGCTCAGCCTGGTAGAGCTTTCGGCTGTAGATGTCGGCTAGCAGAGCTGACCACGTGTAGCAGCCTATCGGGCGTACAGGTAGCAGTAACCGAAGAGTCGCAGGCTCAAACAAAACCGGCGACATGCCGTTTTGGAGCAAATCCTGCCGGCGGGATACACACACTCTCTCTTCTTTTCTTTCGAGTGCTTATTAGCGTGCATGGCGTAACAATATACCGCCATGCAGCAAAAGATAGAAACGATAAACCCGGCAACAGGCAAGGTCATTGCGTCTTATGATAACGATAGCGCGGATGTTGTTGCGCAAAAAGTAAGGAAGGCAAGGGAGGCTTTTTCCGGCTGGAAAAAACTCGAGCTTGGCGAGCGCGCAGACCACATGCGCAGGCTTGGGAGGGTGATGCGCAAAAACCGCGAAGAGTACGCCCACATTGTAACAGAAGAGATGGGCAAGCCTGTGCGCCAGTCGCTTGCCGAAATTGAAAAGTGCGCGTGGGTATGCGACTATTACGCCGAGCACGCGGAGGCATTTTTGCGCGACCAGATAGTGCCGACAGAGTTCCGCAAGAGCTTTGTCTCGTTTGAGCCGCTGGGCGTGGTCGCGTCGATAATGCCGTGGAACTTTCCCTTCTGGCAGGTGATGAGGTTTGCGGTGCCGGCGCTCACCGCCGGAAACGTCGGCGTGCTGAAACATTCCAGCGTCTGCCTTGGAAGCTCGCTCAAGCTGCAGCAAGCGTTTTCCGACGCAGGCTTTCCGGAAAACGTGTTCCAGGTGGTAGTCGGCGACTATCGCGTCGGCGAGGCTCTGGTACAGGCCGACATTGATGCTGTCTCGGTGACAGGGAGCGTGAACACGGGAAAACGGGTGGCCGAGCTTGCGTCAAAAGACCTGAAGAAATTCGTGCTGGAGCTTGGCGGCAGTGATCCATTTATCGTTCTGGACGACGCCGA
The sequence above is drawn from the Nitrososphaera viennensis EN76 genome and encodes:
- the hemB gene encoding porphobilinogen synthase, encoding MVVAVQQAHAYADVLSMAGLRREHLICPVFVSERQQDDGGDAIAAMPGVSISSLKDAVLSVQRISDAGIRSIIVFGIPKSRDGDGSAAADRNGVVQHATREIKSAFGRSLDVITDVCVCQYNLSGHCGLVRNSGTVDNDSTLQVLAEISQSHAEAGADVVAPSAMMDGQVRAIRDALDRGSYAATRILSYSAKHASSLYTPFRSAAFAKKKGAIDKAGYQVSYANPRQAMREIAGDIEEGADMVMVKPGLAYLDLVRRAKERFSVPIAVQNVSGEYAMIKAAGMRGWIDEEQWKVTSLAAMRRAGADRIISYFALDVVQYLQ
- a CDS encoding NAD-dependent succinate-semialdehyde dehydrogenase, with product MQQKIETINPATGKVIASYDNDSADVVAQKVRKAREAFSGWKKLELGERADHMRRLGRVMRKNREEYAHIVTEEMGKPVRQSLAEIEKCAWVCDYYAEHAEAFLRDQIVPTEFRKSFVSFEPLGVVASIMPWNFPFWQVMRFAVPALTAGNVGVLKHSSVCLGSSLKLQQAFSDAGFPENVFQVVVGDYRVGEALVQADIDAVSVTGSVNTGKRVAELASKDLKKFVLELGGSDPFIVLDDADLKQTAYMATQSRLLNTGQSCISAKRFIVVKSVAEKFTKLFVEDTEAEVLGDPLDPKTTVGPLVRDSQRQALARQVDDARTKGGKVLVGGRPVAGDGYFYEPTIISNVGHEMNVLKEEVFGPAAPIIVVENEEQAVREANNSEFGLGASIWTNNIERGVKLARQIESGIVSVNEMVRSDPRLPFGGVKKSGIGRELSEFGIKEFVNIKSVVVKDIQSKLLVE